From Myxocyprinus asiaticus isolate MX2 ecotype Aquarium Trade chromosome 25, UBuf_Myxa_2, whole genome shotgun sequence, one genomic window encodes:
- the ftr85 gene encoding tripartite motif-containing protein 16-like protein, which yields MAEEEVGIFVNQELFSCPICMELLREPVTIPCGHNYCMDCIKSYWEQKNQRKLCSCPQCRQTFSPRPTLNKNTLFAEVVEKFRHTGIRSHSIHGVMTDEDIAKEKQDLVMFCEEELKESQRRCQQVIKAREAELQQLSEATLSLRSSAQAAVEDTERLFTELIQSIETVCSEMTEMIKAKEQAELDEAHGFMEKLEQEIAELKRRDAEYDMLSHLEDKTQFLKSYESLCSLLGVETSPAVLVNPDFSFVMVSRKLTYLSEDIKELCQKKLEKLSKKVTNLKFIPTPVPKVREQFLEYSGPLTLDLNTAHRHLSVSAESREVTFSKIQIYASVLDHPERFDIHHQVLCRESVSGRCYFEAEWSGKGPVHIAVSYEEISRKGKSTLCAFGHNAQSWSLVCSEDTYAFWHSGKETKIPQMHCAHRTGVYVDFFAGILAFYSITDTMNLIHRIRTTFTQPLYPGFRISTGTSVRLCYPL from the exons ATGGCAGAAGAAGAGGTAGGTATTTTTGTCAACCAGGAGCTGTTCAGTTGTCCCATCTGTATGGAACTTCTGCGAGAGCCTGTCACCATTCCCTGTGGACACAACTACTGTATGGACTGCATTAAGAGTTACTGGGAGCAGAAGAACCAGAGGAAGCTATGCAGCTGCCCACAGTGCAGACAGACCTTCTCTCCAAGACCTACGctcaataaaaacacactgtttGCTGAAGTTGTCGAGAAATTTAGACACACAGGAATCCGTTCCCATTCCATACATGGAGTTATGACAGATGAAGACATTGCAAAGGAAAAGCAGGACCTCGTCATGTTCTGTGAG GAAGAGCTTAAGGAATCACAAAGGAGATGCCAACAAGTAATAAAGGCGCGCGAGGCAGAGCTACAGCAGCTGAGTGAAGCCACACTTTCTCTCAGG AGTTCTGCACAGGCTGCAGTGGAGGACACAGAGAGGCTCTTTACTGAGCTGATTCAGTCCATTGAGACGGTGTGCTCTGAGATGACAGAGATGATTAAAGCGAAGGAGCAGGCGGAATTAGACGAGGCACATGGATTTATGGAGAAACTAGAGCAGGAGATCGcagaactgaagaggagagatgCTGAATATGACATGCTTTCACACCTTGAAGACAAAACTCAGTTCCTGAAG AGTTATGAGTCACTGTGTAGTCTGCTGGGGGTGGAGACCTCTCCTGCAGTTCTAGTCAATCCAGACTTTTCTTTCGTGATGGTGTCAAGAAAACTCACATATCTGAGTGAGGACATTAAAGAGCTTTGCCAGAAGAAACTGGAGAAATTATCTAAGAAAG tgACAAACCTCAAATTTATTCCAACCCCTGTACCCAAAGTCAGAGAGCAGTTTTTGGAAT ATTCAGGTCCTCTGACTCTAGACCTAAACACAGCTCACAGACACCTCAGTGTGAGCGCAGAGAGCAGAGAGGTGACATTCAGTAAAATACAGATATATGCATCTGTTCTTGACCACCCCGAAAGATTTGATATCCATCACCAAGTCCTGTGCAGAGAGAGCGTGTCTGGCCGTTGTTACTTCGAGGCAGAGTGGAGCGGGAAGGGTCCGGTGCATATAGCTGTGTCTTATGAGGAGATCAGCCGGAAAGGAAAGAGTACCCTATGTGCATTTGGACACAATGCCCAGTCCTGGAGTCTGGTGTGCTCTGAGGATACATATGCGTTCTGGCACAGTGGAAAAGAGACTAAGATTCCCCAAATGCATTGTGCTCATAGGACTGGCGTTTATGTTGATTTCTTTGCTGGGATTTTAGCCTTTTACAGCATCACAGACACAATGAATCTCATCCACAGAATTCGGACTACATTCACGCAACCGCTCTATCCTGGCTTTAGGATTAGCACTGGGACAAGCGTGAGACTTTGCTATCCACTTTAA